In Planctomycetota bacterium, one genomic interval encodes:
- a CDS encoding DUF3536 domain-containing protein encodes MRYLCIHSHFYQPPRENPWLEEVELQESALPYHDWNERITAECYEANACSRILDNKGLITDIVNNYVGMSFNFGPTLLSWMERHDPKVYRLIQDSDRFSQEKFSGHGAALAQGYNHIIMPLANRRDKETQVIWGIRDFEYRFGRKPEGMWLPETAVNLETLEILVEQGIKFTILAPHQAKRIRKIGETAWHDVNGAKIDPRRSYACRLPSGKGITLFFYDGPIAQEVAFGTLLNNGEAFANRLIGSAPEKSDEAQLINVATDGETYGHHHRFADMALAYCLHYVESKKLAKLTIYGEFLEKHPPMYEAEIIENTSWSCIHGVERWQNNCGCNSGAHPEWKQAWRNPLREAMDDLRDRLSDIYAKDIAQYVKNPWDARNDYIDVILHNADGTENAIDEFFRKHAIEKLSQNKKMFALKLLEMQRHTMLMYTSCGWFFDDISGIETVQVMQYAARAIQLTRELTGKNLEPVFINNLAEAKGNLADYPNGAIVYEKLVRPMEATLVSVGAHFAIMSLFNHNGFNGNGSGEETELYCYNIHKEYHEVLTSGRNKVILGKTRIKSKITLEETMVNFGMLYMGEHNLLGGVSLYINEESYTVMKKEIKSATMKGSIPEIINLIDKHFQTHDYSLRHLFKDDQRRILEQIVANTMKDTEAFFQQIYERYDPLMEILREAKVPMPKALTAISGFILNNALLSAMGRHAFGEKTMEDEELDLSRMKQVMEEIKRRPVELDKTALNIAANRVFNHLMERLMVAPRNEKTLETVTEFINLFTQLSLEPELWQAQNICFFLAQQTYPEMHKKADAWDPHARIWIKHFKELSGYLRVHLEGSH; translated from the coding sequence GTGAGATATCTTTGCATACATTCGCATTTTTACCAGCCGCCCCGGGAGAATCCGTGGCTGGAGGAAGTGGAACTCCAGGAATCCGCCCTGCCTTACCATGACTGGAACGAGCGCATCACTGCGGAGTGTTACGAGGCGAACGCCTGTTCGCGGATATTGGATAACAAGGGTCTCATCACGGATATCGTCAACAATTACGTCGGGATGAGCTTTAATTTCGGCCCGACGCTCCTTTCCTGGATGGAGCGGCACGACCCGAAGGTTTACCGACTGATACAGGATTCCGACCGCTTCAGCCAGGAGAAGTTTTCCGGGCACGGCGCGGCGTTGGCCCAGGGTTATAACCATATCATCATGCCGCTGGCAAACCGGCGCGACAAGGAAACGCAGGTAATCTGGGGCATTCGGGATTTCGAATACCGTTTCGGCCGCAAGCCTGAAGGCATGTGGCTGCCGGAAACCGCGGTGAACCTGGAAACGCTGGAGATACTCGTCGAGCAGGGAATAAAATTCACCATACTGGCTCCGCACCAGGCAAAGCGCATCCGTAAAATCGGCGAGACGGCCTGGCACGATGTTAACGGCGCCAAAATAGACCCGAGGCGCTCTTATGCCTGCAGGCTGCCTTCGGGTAAAGGGATAACCTTGTTCTTCTATGACGGGCCGATAGCCCAGGAAGTCGCCTTCGGCACGCTTTTGAATAACGGGGAGGCTTTTGCCAACCGCCTGATTGGTTCGGCGCCGGAAAAGTCCGACGAGGCGCAGTTAATCAATGTGGCGACGGACGGCGAGACTTACGGACACCACCACCGCTTTGCCGATATGGCCCTGGCATATTGCCTGCATTACGTGGAATCAAAGAAGCTCGCCAAGCTGACCATCTATGGCGAATTCCTGGAAAAACATCCGCCCATGTACGAAGCGGAAATAATAGAAAACACCTCATGGAGCTGTATCCACGGGGTCGAGCGCTGGCAGAATAATTGCGGGTGCAACAGCGGCGCACATCCGGAATGGAAACAGGCCTGGAGAAATCCCTTGAGGGAGGCGATGGACGATCTGCGCGACCGCTTAAGCGATATTTACGCAAAAGACATCGCCCAATACGTGAAAAACCCCTGGGATGCCAGGAACGATTATATAGATGTGATTTTGCATAACGCGGACGGGACCGAAAACGCGATAGACGAGTTTTTCCGGAAGCACGCAATTGAAAAGCTTTCCCAGAACAAGAAGATGTTCGCGCTCAAGCTCTTGGAAATGCAGCGCCACACGATGCTCATGTATACGAGTTGCGGATGGTTCTTTGACGATATTTCCGGGATAGAAACTGTGCAGGTGATGCAGTATGCGGCAAGGGCTATCCAGTTGACCAGGGAGCTGACGGGTAAAAACTTGGAGCCCGTATTCATCAATAATTTAGCCGAGGCGAAAGGCAACCTTGCGGATTACCCGAACGGCGCCATCGTTTACGAAAAGCTGGTCCGTCCGATGGAAGCGACCTTGGTGAGCGTAGGCGCGCACTTCGCCATCATGTCCCTTTTTAATCATAATGGATTCAATGGTAACGGAAGCGGAGAAGAAACCGAGCTTTATTGTTACAATATACATAAAGAGTATCACGAAGTTTTAACAAGCGGGCGTAATAAAGTAATTCTCGGAAAAACCAGAATAAAATCCAAAATCACACTGGAAGAAACGATGGTCAATTTCGGGATGCTTTATATGGGGGAACATAACCTTTTGGGCGGGGTCAGCCTTTATATAAACGAGGAGTCGTATACGGTAATGAAGAAGGAAATAAAAAGCGCCACGATGAAAGGAAGCATTCCTGAAATTATTAATCTTATCGATAAGCATTTCCAAACGCACGATTATTCTCTAAGGCATTTGTTCAAAGATGACCAGCGCCGGATACTGGAGCAGATAGTCGCTAATACCATGAAAGATACCGAGGCGTTTTTCCAGCAGATATACGAACGCTACGATCCTTTGATGGAAATATTACGCGAGGCAAAAGTCCCGATGCCCAAGGCCTTGACGGCCATCAGCGGTTTTATTTTAAACAACGCGCTTCTTTCGGCTATGGGCAGGCACGCCTTCGGGGAAAAGACAATGGAAGACGAAGAATTGGATCTATCCAGAATGAAACAGGTCATGGAAGAGATAAAAAGGCGCCCGGTTGAGCTTGATAAGACGGCTTTAAATATAGCGGCAAACCGTGTGTTTAATCACCTGATGGAGCGGTTGATGGTGGCGCCCAGGAATGAAAAGACATTGGAAACCGTTACCGAGTTTATCAATCTGTTTACCCAGCTTTCTTTAGAGCCAGAATTGTGGCAGGCGCAGAATATTTGCTTTTTCCTGGCGCAGCAGACTTATCCGGAAATGCATAAGAAAGCAGATGCTTGGGATCCCCATGCCAGAATATGGATAAAACATTTCAAGGAATTGAGCGGTTATCTTAGAGTTCATCTTGAAGGCTCACACTAA